A window of the Polaribacter batillariae genome harbors these coding sequences:
- the nrfA gene encoding ammonia-forming cytochrome c nitrite reductase, with amino-acid sequence MKNKVLFVITIVVVFLLGLLASSIVNRKSEAKYKYVPQVNISENEPRNEVWGQNFPLEYQSSLQTLDTTFSSFQGGSEMRDVLEEDPNLVILFAGYGFSKDYNQGRGHAYAIEDIQNTLRTGGPKGKGDGPMPATCWTCKSPDVPRLMNEIGVAEFYKGKWADKGSEVVNNIGCADCHNPKTMKLTITRPALVEAFDAMGKDINKATHNEMRSLVCAQCHVEYYFDKNKPGKEGIAYLTFPWKDGMSVEAMENYYDNLKFKDWTHKISRAPMLKAQHPGYETFVTGVHADRGVSCADCHMPYKSEGGQKFTDHHIQSPLNNTSNACQVCHREDSKKLIANVYERQSKAKENRLKLEDLLVRAHLEAKKCWDLGATETQMKDILTDIRHAQWRWDYAAASHGASFHSPVETARVIGSGLVKAQEARVKLARLLATLGFNKPIDMPDISTKELAQKYIGLDIEKLKAEKETFKKNLLPKWLEEAKKREDKMDIKTTASLEK; translated from the coding sequence ATGAAAAACAAAGTACTATTCGTTATTACAATTGTTGTCGTTTTTCTATTAGGACTTCTAGCATCAAGTATTGTAAACAGAAAATCTGAAGCAAAATATAAATATGTTCCACAGGTAAATATTTCTGAAAATGAACCACGAAATGAAGTTTGGGGGCAAAATTTCCCATTAGAATATCAATCTTCGCTTCAAACTTTAGACACTACTTTTAGCTCTTTTCAAGGAGGTTCCGAAATGCGCGATGTTTTAGAAGAAGATCCTAATTTAGTAATTCTCTTTGCGGGTTATGGTTTTTCTAAAGATTACAACCAAGGAAGAGGGCATGCTTATGCGATAGAAGATATTCAAAATACATTAAGAACTGGTGGTCCAAAAGGAAAAGGAGATGGGCCAATGCCAGCCACTTGTTGGACCTGTAAAAGTCCAGATGTACCACGTTTAATGAACGAAATTGGGGTTGCCGAATTTTATAAGGGAAAATGGGCAGACAAAGGTTCGGAAGTTGTAAATAATATTGGTTGTGCAGATTGCCACAATCCAAAAACAATGAAACTTACCATTACAAGACCTGCTTTAGTTGAGGCCTTTGATGCCATGGGTAAAGATATTAACAAAGCAACACACAACGAAATGCGTTCTTTAGTTTGTGCACAATGCCACGTAGAATATTATTTTGATAAAAATAAACCAGGAAAAGAAGGAATTGCTTATTTAACATTTCCGTGGAAAGATGGAATGTCGGTTGAAGCTATGGAAAATTATTACGATAATTTAAAATTTAAAGATTGGACACACAAAATTAGTAGAGCACCAATGTTAAAAGCACAGCACCCAGGTTACGAAACTTTTGTAACAGGAGTCCATGCAGATAGAGGAGTTTCTTGTGCAGATTGTCATATGCCTTACAAGAGCGAAGGTGGGCAAAAATTTACAGATCACCATATTCAATCGCCTTTAAATAATACTTCTAATGCTTGCCAGGTTTGTCATAGAGAAGATTCTAAAAAGCTAATTGCAAACGTGTATGAAAGACAAAGCAAAGCAAAAGAAAACAGACTAAAATTAGAAGATTTATTAGTAAGAGCACATTTAGAAGCTAAAAAATGTTGGGATTTAGGTGCAACAGAAACACAAATGAAAGACATCTTAACAGACATTCGTCATGCACAATGGCGTTGGGATTATGCTGCAGCATCTCATGGAGCATCTTTTCATTCGCCAGTTGAAACAGCAAGAGTTATTGGTAGTGGTTTGGTAAAAGCACAAGAGGCAAGAGTAAAACTAGCTAGATTATTAGCAACACTTGGTTTTAACAAACCAATAGATATGCCAGATATTTCAACAAAAGAATTGGCACAAAAATATATTGGCTTAGATATCGAAAAATTAAAAGCAGAAAAAGAAACTTTTAAAAAGAACCTGCTGCCAAAATGGTTAGAGGAAGCAAAAAAAAGAGAAGATAAAATGGACATTAAAACAACTGCTTCCTTAGAAAAATAA
- the nrfH gene encoding cytochrome c nitrite reductase small subunit, whose protein sequence is MKTKFKILPKESKWRKTALFFIAVIIGLGLFMAKEAKVFSYLSDDPQACVNCHVMTPVYNSWMKSSHREWAKCNDCHVPHNNVFEKYYFKAKDGLYHASVFTARAEPDVIEMKEASQKVVQENCIRCHVQQVTQTKYVGFIDDHKNNRTQRKCWSCHQHVPHGDIHGLLTIKYNLAPLPTDQEETVIPSWLAKEIKK, encoded by the coding sequence TTGAAAACCAAATTTAAAATATTACCAAAAGAATCTAAATGGCGAAAAACCGCTCTATTTTTTATTGCGGTTATTATTGGTTTGGGTTTATTTATGGCAAAAGAAGCGAAAGTGTTTTCTTATCTTTCAGACGATCCGCAAGCCTGTGTAAACTGTCATGTAATGACGCCTGTTTACAATAGCTGGATGAAAAGTTCTCATAGAGAATGGGCAAAATGTAACGATTGCCATGTGCCACATAACAATGTTTTCGAAAAATATTATTTTAAAGCAAAAGATGGTTTGTATCATGCATCAGTATTTACAGCACGTGCAGAACCCGATGTTATCGAAATGAAAGAAGCATCACAAAAAGTGGTTCAAGAAAATTGCATTCGTTGCCATGTTCAACAAGTTACACAAACAAAATATGTTGGTTTTATCGACGATCATAAAAACAATAGAACACAAAGAAAATGTTGGAGCTGTCATCAACATGTTCCTCATGGAGATATTCACGGGCTATTAACAATCAAATACAACCTAGCACCATTACCAACAGATCAAGAAGAAACCGTAATTCCTTCTTGGTTAGCAAAAGAAATTAAAAAATAA
- a CDS encoding GntR family transcriptional regulator, which produces METYKHKISLTIDHESDIPKYQQLVNEINNAIAENILKKGDAIPSVNKTCKSCKVSRDTVFKAYSILSENGTINAVPNKGYYVANDTKKVLLVLDTFKAYKEVLYHSFVNNLPNTIITDVQFHHYNINNFKIILNNSKGKYYKYIVMPFQNEEVPAILSDIDNNKLLLVDWNIHSNKTNNYVFQDFGKSFYEGLKEAVQLFRKYKKLVFLYPTYTYHPKESITYFKKFCKEYQFNYKIITNPRLFSAEENVAYISTSDRMLGVFLEQCKVKNLEPGTNVGFLSYNETPMKKFIYKGISVISTDFKKLGLKAAEFVLTNQPMQYYVPTKLILRASL; this is translated from the coding sequence ATGGAAACCTATAAGCATAAAATTTCTTTAACAATCGATCACGAGAGCGATATTCCAAAATATCAGCAATTAGTAAATGAAATAAACAATGCAATTGCCGAAAATATTTTAAAAAAAGGAGATGCCATACCTTCTGTTAATAAAACCTGTAAGTCTTGCAAAGTGTCTAGAGACACTGTTTTTAAGGCTTATTCCATTTTAAGTGAAAATGGTACTATAAACGCAGTACCCAATAAAGGATATTATGTTGCGAACGATACCAAAAAAGTTTTGTTAGTTTTAGATACTTTTAAAGCTTATAAGGAGGTTTTGTATCATTCTTTTGTAAATAATTTACCCAATACAATTATTACAGACGTACAATTTCATCATTATAATATTAATAATTTTAAAATTATTTTAAATAATAGCAAAGGTAAATACTATAAATATATTGTAATGCCATTTCAAAACGAAGAGGTTCCAGCAATACTTTCTGATATCGATAACAACAAACTTTTATTAGTAGATTGGAACATTCATTCTAATAAAACCAACAATTATGTTTTTCAAGATTTTGGGAAATCTTTTTATGAAGGCTTAAAAGAAGCTGTACAACTTTTTAGAAAGTATAAAAAGCTTGTTTTTTTATATCCAACATATACCTATCATCCTAAAGAATCAATTACATATTTTAAAAAATTTTGCAAAGAGTATCAATTTAACTACAAAATAATTACAAATCCTCGTTTATTTTCTGCCGAAGAAAATGTAGCATATATAAGCACGAGTGATAGAATGTTGGGTGTTTTTTTAGAACAGTGCAAAGTTAAAAATTTAGAACCAGGAACGAACGTAGGTTTTCTTTCTTATAACGAAACACCAATGAAAAAGTTTATTTATAAAGGAATTTCTGTTATATCAACAGATTTTAAAAAATTAGGACTTAAAGCAGCAGAGTTTGTTCTTACCAACCAGCCAATGCAATATTATGTTCCTACAAAATTAATACTAAGAGCATCGTTATAA
- a CDS encoding xylulokinase — protein sequence MNYHLGLDIGSSSIKAALVEIETGKSLGVIQEPKEEMGMFAQKNGWATQDPNDWWLHVCNAILKLKKKYNINKTQIKGIGISYQMHGLVIVDKKGNPLRKSIIWCDSRAVKIGNNAFNEIGNKKCISHLLNSPANFTASKLKWVKENEPNIYKKIYKFMLPGDFIAYKFSDKINTTISGLSEGILWDFKKDTIAHFLLEYYGIDKNLVPDIVDTFGIQSKVNKKGEKESGIAAGTPIFYRAGDQPNNALSLNVFKPGEVAATGGTSGVVYAVTDNLSGKESTRINNFAHVNYTKSNPKIGKLLNINGAGIQYRWLLKNLAVNSYEEMNHLASEIPVGSDGICLIPFGNGAERMLNNKEIGTRIVNLNLNNHHKGYLCRAALEGIAFSFVYGMDILKLDGVKPSVIRAGNDNLFRSEIFTNTVATLINQEIEIYNTTGAIGAARAVKLHKGDFKSFGKTIINNDYITTFTPLKDKKPYLKAYQKWKKELELVLNK from the coding sequence ATGAATTATCATTTAGGATTAGACATCGGAAGTTCTTCTATAAAAGCCGCACTTGTAGAAATAGAAACTGGTAAAAGCTTAGGAGTTATTCAAGAACCCAAAGAAGAAATGGGCATGTTTGCTCAAAAAAATGGATGGGCAACACAAGATCCAAACGACTGGTGGTTGCATGTTTGCAATGCCATTTTAAAATTAAAAAAGAAATATAATATTAATAAAACCCAAATAAAAGGAATTGGTATTTCTTACCAAATGCACGGTTTGGTAATTGTAGATAAAAAAGGAAATCCATTACGTAAAAGTATTATTTGGTGCGACAGTAGAGCAGTAAAAATTGGCAATAATGCTTTTAACGAAATTGGAAATAAAAAATGTATATCGCATCTTTTAAACTCACCAGCCAATTTTACGGCTTCAAAATTAAAATGGGTAAAAGAGAACGAACCCAATATTTACAAAAAAATTTACAAATTTATGTTACCAGGAGATTTTATAGCATATAAATTTTCTGATAAAATAAATACCACAATCTCAGGCTTATCTGAAGGCATCTTATGGGATTTTAAAAAAGATACAATTGCCCATTTTTTATTAGAATATTACGGAATCGACAAAAATTTAGTTCCAGACATTGTCGATACTTTTGGCATTCAATCTAAAGTAAATAAAAAAGGAGAAAAAGAAAGTGGCATTGCAGCAGGAACCCCAATTTTCTACAGAGCTGGAGACCAGCCCAACAATGCACTTTCTTTAAACGTATTTAAACCCGGAGAAGTTGCTGCAACTGGTGGTACATCTGGAGTGGTGTATGCAGTTACAGATAATTTATCTGGAAAAGAAAGCACACGTATTAATAATTTTGCACATGTAAATTACACAAAATCGAACCCAAAAATTGGAAAATTACTAAATATAAACGGCGCAGGAATTCAATATCGATGGTTGTTAAAAAATTTAGCCGTAAACTCTTACGAAGAAATGAATCATTTGGCCTCAGAAATTCCAGTAGGTTCAGATGGCATTTGCTTAATTCCCTTTGGAAATGGAGCAGAACGCATGCTAAATAATAAAGAAATTGGTACTCGAATTGTAAACCTAAACCTAAACAATCATCACAAAGGATATCTCTGTAGAGCCGCTTTAGAAGGCATCGCATTTTCATTTGTTTATGGTATGGACATCTTAAAACTAGATGGCGTAAAACCAAGTGTTATTAGAGCAGGAAATGATAATTTATTTCGTTCAGAAATTTTTACAAATACAGTCGCAACTTTAATAAATCAAGAAATAGAAATTTACAACACAACTGGTGCAATTGGCGCAGCAAGAGCAGTAAAATTGCACAAAGGCGACTTTAAATCTTTCGGAAAAACAATTATAAACAACGATTATATAACAACTTTTACACCTCTTAAAGACAAAAAACCGTACTTAAAAGCATATCAAAAATGGAAAAAAGAATTAGAACTTGTTTTAAATAAATAG
- the xylA gene encoding xylose isomerase gives MANKEYFKGINKIQFEGKESNNPLAFKYYNPEQVVAGKTMREHFKFAIAYWHTFCGQGSDPFGPGTQNFPWDQAADPIQAAKDKADAAFEFINKIGFDYFCFHDFDLIQEGATFTESETRLNTITNYIKQKQAETGVKLLWGTANCFSNPRYMNGAATNPDFNVVARAGGQIKLALDATIKLGGENYVFWGGREGYMSLLNTNMARELDHMGQFLTMARDYARAQGFKGTFFIEPKPMEPMKHQYDFDAATAIGFLKEYGLDKDFKLNIEVNHATLAQHTMQHELAVAAKAGMLGSIDANRGDYQNGWDTDQFPNNIQETTEAMLVFLEAGGLQGGGINFDAKIRRNSTDTEDVFLAHIGGADTFARALITADKIITSSAYKSLREKRYRSFDSGKGKDFEAGKLELLDLYNIAKENGELTLQSGKQELFENIINQYI, from the coding sequence ATGGCAAATAAAGAATATTTCAAAGGAATCAACAAAATACAATTCGAAGGAAAAGAATCAAACAATCCATTGGCTTTTAAATATTACAATCCAGAGCAAGTAGTAGCAGGAAAAACAATGCGCGAGCACTTTAAATTTGCAATTGCATATTGGCATACGTTCTGCGGACAAGGATCGGATCCTTTTGGACCAGGAACACAAAACTTTCCTTGGGATCAAGCAGCAGATCCAATTCAGGCAGCAAAAGACAAAGCAGATGCCGCTTTTGAATTTATTAATAAAATAGGGTTCGATTATTTTTGTTTTCACGATTTCGATTTAATTCAAGAAGGTGCAACCTTTACAGAATCTGAAACAAGATTAAATACAATTACAAATTACATCAAACAAAAACAAGCAGAAACTGGTGTAAAATTATTATGGGGTACAGCCAACTGTTTTTCAAATCCACGTTACATGAATGGTGCTGCTACCAATCCCGATTTTAATGTAGTTGCAAGAGCTGGCGGCCAAATAAAACTGGCATTAGATGCAACTATTAAATTGGGTGGCGAAAATTACGTTTTTTGGGGAGGTAGAGAAGGTTACATGTCTTTATTAAATACAAATATGGCTCGCGAATTAGATCATATGGGGCAGTTTTTAACCATGGCAAGAGATTATGCAAGAGCACAAGGTTTTAAAGGAACTTTCTTTATAGAACCAAAGCCAATGGAACCCATGAAACATCAATACGATTTCGATGCTGCAACAGCCATTGGTTTTTTAAAAGAATATGGTTTAGACAAAGATTTTAAATTAAATATCGAAGTTAATCACGCAACCTTAGCACAACACACCATGCAACACGAATTAGCGGTTGCAGCCAAAGCAGGTATGTTAGGAAGTATCGATGCCAATAGAGGAGACTACCAAAATGGTTGGGATACAGACCAATTTCCAAACAACATTCAAGAAACAACAGAAGCAATGTTGGTGTTCTTAGAAGCTGGAGGTTTGCAAGGTGGAGGTATTAATTTTGATGCAAAAATTAGAAGAAATTCCACAGATACAGAAGATGTTTTTCTTGCTCATATTGGAGGAGCAGATACCTTTGCAAGAGCTTTAATTACGGCAGATAAAATTATTACTTCATCTGCCTACAAATCGTTAAGAGAAAAAAGGTATCGTTCTTTTGATTCTGGAAAAGGCAAAGATTTTGAAGCAGGAAAATTAGAGCTTTTAGATTTGTATAACATCGCAAAAGAAAATGGCGAATTAACACTACAAAGTGGTAAACAAGAGTTATTTGAGAATATCATTAATCAATATATCTAA
- the xylE gene encoding D-xylose transporter XylE, whose product MAQATNSKYLIKLILVATLGGLLFGYDTGVISGTVSSLDSFFVIPKELSETAASAFKGFLVSSALIGCIIGGVFGGIVSKKLGRKKGLVLAAILFLISALGSAMPEMFIGTFGELDHTYATAFIIYRIIGGIGVGLASMLSPLYIAEIAPAKSRGKLVSFNQLAIIGGFMVVYFVNYFISRSGGSDEWLNEIGWRWMFASEIVPAGLFLGLLFFVPDTPRSLMLRNKPKKALDILIKVNGKEEGNRVLAEIEGSIKEKTSEHLLSFGWLVIIIGVLLSIFQQFVGINVVLYYAPEIFKTISAGTDSALLMTIIVGVVNFLFTIIAIRTVDKYGRKPLMIIGALGMALAMISLGFVFFSGATGYLALFCMMLYVASFAMSWGPVTWVLLSEIFPNKIRGRALAIAVAAQWISNYLVSLTFPMMNDNSYLTEQFNHGFAYWVYGIMSILATLFIIKFVPETKGKTLEEMENLWKD is encoded by the coding sequence ATGGCACAAGCAACCAACTCAAAATATTTAATTAAACTTATATTAGTAGCCACTTTGGGCGGTTTATTGTTTGGGTACGATACAGGAGTTATTTCTGGAACCGTAAGTTCTTTAGATAGTTTTTTTGTGATTCCAAAAGAATTGTCGGAAACAGCTGCTAGTGCATTTAAAGGTTTTTTAGTTTCAAGTGCCTTAATAGGTTGTATAATTGGTGGGGTTTTTGGAGGAATTGTAAGTAAAAAGTTAGGAAGAAAAAAAGGGTTGGTACTTGCTGCCATTCTATTTTTAATATCGGCTTTAGGTTCTGCAATGCCAGAAATGTTTATTGGAACTTTTGGCGAGTTAGACCATACCTATGCAACTGCATTTATTATTTACAGAATTATTGGAGGAATTGGAGTCGGTTTAGCCTCTATGCTATCTCCACTTTATATTGCAGAAATTGCACCGGCAAAAAGTAGAGGAAAATTGGTTTCCTTTAATCAACTAGCCATTATTGGTGGTTTTATGGTAGTATATTTCGTTAATTATTTTATTTCTAGAAGTGGTGGTTCAGATGAATGGTTGAATGAAATTGGATGGAGATGGATGTTTGCTTCAGAAATAGTGCCTGCAGGTTTATTTTTAGGATTATTGTTTTTTGTACCAGACACGCCTCGTTCTCTAATGTTAAGAAACAAACCTAAAAAAGCCTTAGATATTTTAATAAAAGTAAATGGCAAAGAAGAAGGGAATAGAGTGCTCGCAGAAATAGAAGGCTCCATTAAAGAAAAAACTTCTGAGCATCTTTTGTCTTTTGGTTGGCTAGTAATTATAATAGGAGTATTGCTTTCCATTTTTCAGCAATTTGTGGGCATAAACGTTGTTTTATATTATGCTCCAGAAATTTTTAAAACAATTTCTGCAGGTACAGATAGTGCGTTATTAATGACAATTATTGTTGGAGTTGTAAACTTCTTATTTACAATAATTGCAATAAGAACAGTCGATAAATATGGTAGAAAACCACTAATGATTATTGGAGCATTAGGAATGGCATTGGCGATGATTTCTTTAGGTTTCGTCTTTTTCTCTGGAGCCACAGGTTATTTAGCACTGTTTTGTATGATGTTGTATGTGGCCAGTTTTGCCATGAGTTGGGGACCTGTAACTTGGGTTTTATTATCAGAAATTTTTCCGAATAAAATTAGAGGAAGAGCTTTGGCAATTGCAGTAGCTGCACAGTGGATTTCTAACTATTTGGTATCTTTAACTTTTCCAATGATGAACGATAATTCTTATTTAACAGAACAATTTAACCATGGTTTTGCTTATTGGGTTTATGGTATTATGAGCATTTTAGCAACGTTATTTATTATAAAATTTGTACCAGAAACAAAAGGGAAAACTTTAGAGGAAATGGAAAATCTTTGGAAAGACTAA
- a CDS encoding NAD(P)/FAD-dependent oxidoreductase, with protein sequence MKKYDVIIIGGGTAGLMLARELGKQKHATLILDRKTNLLEFSFNTLGSFMKVEDFGLSENVIAQKIDSGIIHSKSLKENIKLEACILDKKIVHQELLESLHKDFVDIVLDVHIKNIVSDSKENYTSITDKNGNVYKASIFVDASGTNGVFSKKVGLTQKKPALAVGVEYNVKYLGKVNEAHLMIGKDYKGGYGWIFPLKNNRAIIGFGSFDESMVKGLKDKLNSILELPKIKALVLKDNENVEGGSIPITPVLDKFVDKNLVCVGDSVSQVNPIVGEGYKFIFEAAIMASKAIDKALKNNDLSLLFEYEDNWKNRFLSNYKRSKIAQTRIFKLSKKDFLTDIGMILLKLRSNKKNVQTLSGEYN encoded by the coding sequence ATGAAAAAATATGATGTTATAATTATTGGTGGAGGTACTGCTGGCTTAATGTTAGCAAGAGAATTAGGTAAACAAAAACACGCTACGTTAATCTTAGATAGAAAAACCAATCTACTTGAATTTTCTTTTAATACTTTAGGTAGTTTTATGAAAGTAGAAGATTTTGGCTTGTCTGAAAATGTGATTGCACAAAAAATTGATTCGGGTATAATTCACTCAAAATCTTTAAAAGAAAATATAAAATTAGAGGCATGTATCTTAGACAAAAAGATTGTGCATCAAGAATTATTAGAATCTTTACATAAAGATTTTGTAGATATTGTTTTAGATGTACACATCAAAAATATAGTTTCAGATTCTAAAGAAAATTACACATCAATTACAGATAAAAACGGAAATGTTTACAAGGCTTCAATTTTTGTAGATGCTTCTGGAACAAATGGTGTTTTTAGTAAAAAAGTTGGTTTAACGCAAAAGAAACCAGCTCTAGCTGTTGGGGTAGAATATAATGTAAAGTATCTTGGAAAAGTTAATGAAGCCCACTTAATGATTGGTAAAGATTATAAAGGAGGTTATGGTTGGATTTTTCCTCTAAAAAACAACAGAGCTATTATTGGTTTCGGTTCTTTTGATGAAAGCATGGTAAAAGGGTTAAAAGACAAATTAAATAGTATATTAGAATTGCCCAAAATTAAAGCTTTAGTTTTAAAAGATAACGAAAATGTTGAAGGAGGTAGCATACCCATAACACCAGTTTTAGACAAATTTGTAGATAAAAATTTAGTTTGTGTTGGAGATAGTGTTTCTCAAGTAAATCCTATCGTCGGAGAAGGATATAAATTTATTTTTGAAGCTGCGATTATGGCAAGTAAAGCTATAGATAAAGCACTTAAAAATAATGATTTGAGTTTGCTTTTTGAGTATGAAGACAACTGGAAAAATAGATTTTTGTCTAACTATAAACGTTCCAAAATTGCTCAAACAAGAATTTTTAAATTATCTAAAAAAGATTTTTTAACAGATATTGGAATGATTTTACTAAAATTAAGATCCAATAAAAAGAATGTACAAACACTTTCTGGTGAATATAATTGA
- the lepA gene encoding translation elongation factor 4 encodes MKNIRNFCIIAHIDHGKSTLADRLLDFTGSVTSREKKEQLLDNMDLERERGITIKSHAIQMDYIHNGEPYILNLIDTPGHVDFSYEVSRSIAACEGALLIVDAAQSIQAQTISNLYLALENDLEIIPVLNKVDLPSANPEEVTDDIVDLLGCDPEEVIHASGKTGFGVENILEAIIERIPAPKGDPDAPLQALIFDSVYNSYRGIETYFRVFNGEIKKGQEIKFVATGKNYFADEVGTLKLNQVVKKSVKTGDVGYLITGIKTAKEVKVGDTITDFANPTKEIIGGFEDVKPMVFAGIYPVDTEDYEELRSSMEKLQLNDASLVFQPESSAALGFGFRCGFLGMLHMEIIQERLEREFNMTVITTVPNVSYYAYTKKNPDDIIILNNPTDLPDPSRLDRVEEPFIKASIITKADFVGQVMSLCIEKRGQIINQTYLTTERVELIFEMPLAEIVFDFYDRLKTVSKGYASFDYHPIGMKESKLVRVDILLNGDPVDALSALLHADNAYSIGKKIVEKLKQLIPRQQFDIPIQAAIGAKIIARETTKALRKDVTAKCYGGDISRKRKLLEKQKKGKKRMRQVGNVEIPQEAFMAVLKLND; translated from the coding sequence ATGAAGAACATTAGAAACTTTTGCATTATCGCACATATCGATCATGGGAAAAGTACATTGGCAGATAGATTGTTAGATTTTACGGGTTCTGTAACTTCTCGTGAGAAAAAAGAACAATTATTAGATAATATGGATTTGGAGCGCGAACGTGGTATTACCATAAAATCGCATGCCATTCAAATGGATTATATTCATAATGGAGAACCATATATTTTAAATTTAATAGATACTCCAGGTCACGTAGATTTCTCTTACGAAGTTTCGAGATCGATTGCAGCCTGTGAAGGTGCTTTGCTAATTGTAGATGCTGCACAAAGCATACAAGCGCAAACTATTTCTAATTTATACTTGGCTTTAGAGAACGATTTAGAAATTATTCCTGTTTTAAATAAAGTAGATTTACCTTCTGCAAATCCAGAAGAAGTCACAGACGATATTGTAGATTTATTGGGTTGCGACCCAGAAGAAGTAATTCACGCAAGCGGAAAAACAGGTTTTGGAGTCGAAAATATTTTAGAAGCAATTATCGAGAGAATTCCTGCTCCAAAAGGAGATCCAGACGCCCCTTTACAAGCACTAATTTTCGATTCTGTGTATAATTCTTACAGAGGAATTGAAACGTATTTTAGAGTTTTTAATGGCGAAATAAAAAAAGGACAAGAAATTAAATTTGTTGCCACAGGTAAAAATTATTTTGCAGACGAAGTGGGTACATTAAAATTAAATCAAGTTGTAAAAAAATCTGTAAAAACGGGTGATGTTGGCTATTTAATTACAGGAATAAAAACCGCAAAAGAAGTAAAAGTAGGAGACACCATTACAGATTTTGCAAACCCCACCAAAGAAATTATTGGAGGTTTCGAAGATGTAAAACCAATGGTTTTCGCAGGAATTTATCCTGTAGATACAGAAGATTACGAAGAATTGCGTAGTTCTATGGAAAAACTACAATTAAATGATGCTTCTTTGGTTTTTCAGCCAGAAAGTTCTGCAGCTTTAGGTTTTGGTTTTCGTTGCGGATTCTTAGGAATGTTGCACATGGAAATTATTCAAGAACGATTAGAGCGTGAGTTTAATATGACTGTAATTACAACAGTTCCTAACGTTTCTTACTACGCATATACAAAGAAAAATCCAGATGATATTATCATCTTAAACAACCCAACAGATTTACCAGATCCATCTAGGTTAGATCGAGTAGAAGAGCCATTTATTAAGGCTTCTATCATTACAAAGGCCGATTTTGTAGGGCAAGTAATGAGTCTGTGTATCGAAAAAAGAGGACAAATTATCAATCAGACTTATTTAACAACAGAACGTGTAGAGTTAATTTTCGAAATGCCATTGGCAGAAATTGTATTCGATTTTTACGACCGTTTAAAAACTGTTTCTAAAGGATATGCTTCTTTCGATTACCATCCAATTGGCATGAAAGAGTCGAAATTGGTTCGTGTAGATATATTGTTAAATGGAGATCCTGTAGATGCACTTTCTGCACTTTTACATGCCGACAATGCGTATTCTATAGGTAAAAAAATTGTAGAAAAATTAAAGCAATTAATACCAAGACAACAGTTCGATATTCCTATTCAGGCTGCAATTGGTGCAAAAATTATTGCACGTGAAACTACAAAAGCCTTACGAAAAGACGTAACAGCAAAATGTTATGGAGGAGATATTTCCAGAAAACGTAAGCTGTTAGAAAAGCAGAAAAAAGGAAAGAAAAGAATGCGTCAAGTAGGTAATGTAGAAATTCCGCAAGAAGCATTTATGGCTGTTTTAAAGTTGAATGATTAA
- a CDS encoding EF-hand domain-containing protein produces MGTKEKILQKIHNLITTKFKSAQEAFYFYDKDKDGSLNRDEIKTLLKAAEISGLLRGVVAGELIKGYDKSGDEAINLEEFKVAITELERDL; encoded by the coding sequence ATGGGCACAAAAGAAAAAATATTACAAAAAATACACAATTTAATAACTACGAAATTTAAAAGTGCTCAAGAAGCCTTTTATTTTTATGATAAAGACAAAGATGGAAGTTTAAACAGAGACGAAATAAAAACCTTGTTAAAAGCTGCAGAAATAAGCGGACTTTTACGAGGTGTTGTTGCTGGAGAATTAATAAAAGGCTACGATAAATCTGGAGACGAAGCCATCAATTTAGAAGAATTTAAAGTTGCAATTACAGAGTTAGAAAGAGATTTGTAA